A genomic segment from Streptomyces sp. TLI_235 encodes:
- a CDS encoding Cys-tRNA(Pro)/Cys-tRNA(Cys) deacylase, with protein sequence MAKKTKKGGQGTPATVALEAAGVAYTVHAYDHDPAAASYGGEAAELLGIPAGRVFKTLVADVDGALTVGIVPVSGQLDLKALAAAVGGKRAAMADPSAAERSSGYVLGGISPLGQRRPLRTVLDDSALGHPTVFVSAGRRGLEVELAPADLVALTGARTAAIGR encoded by the coding sequence ATGGCGAAGAAGACGAAGAAGGGCGGCCAGGGCACCCCGGCCACGGTCGCGCTGGAGGCCGCCGGCGTCGCCTACACCGTGCACGCCTACGACCACGACCCGGCCGCGGCCTCGTACGGCGGCGAGGCCGCCGAGCTGCTCGGCATCCCGGCCGGCCGGGTGTTCAAGACCCTGGTCGCCGACGTGGACGGCGCCCTGACCGTGGGCATCGTCCCGGTCTCCGGGCAGCTCGACCTGAAGGCGCTGGCCGCCGCGGTGGGCGGCAAGCGGGCGGCGATGGCCGACCCGTCGGCCGCCGAGCGCAGCAGCGGCTACGTCCTCGGCGGCATCTCCCCGCTCGGGCAGCGGCGTCCACTGCGCACGGTGCTGGACGACAGCGCGCTCGGCCACCCCACGGTGTTCGTCTCCGCGGGGCGGCGCGGACTGGAGGTCGAGCTGGCCCCGGCCGACCTGGTCGCGCTGACCGGGGCCCGCACGGCCGCGATCGGGCGCTAG